The stretch of DNA AGGTCGTGGCCCAGGTGACCCCGACCAGCGGCGATGAGCTGGATATTGCACTCGGCTTTTCGGCTCATGCCTGGGACAAGGTTCGCGGCTTTGAACAGGACGGACAGGGCTCGCTCAGCGGCCGTATGGGGAAAAAAGTTCGCCTGCGCTTTAAGCGCCGGGAGGCGGTATGAAACGGCTAACGCTTGCCGCTCAGTCACCGGATGAAGCCCGGCTGCGGCGCTGGATTGGCTCCGGCTGGCGGCTGCCGTTTTCCCTTGAGGGCGTGCCGGGTGAGCTTCGCCTGCTGCCGTCATCAAAGGCTGAGCAAACGGCGGCGCAGGCTGAAACTTTTCACTGTGCGGCAGGTGCATTGATATTTAGTGACCCGCTGCCTGTGCTGAGGCTGATGGCCGACTGCCCGGCGCTGCCCGGCGTTTCCACCGAAGATAATACCTGGTACTGGCGCTATTTCAGCCAGCAGCTCAGCCCTCAGCTGGCCGGGCTATTTGAATTTATGCAGCCTGCCGATGCGCAGGAAAAACCCGACATTACGCTACGCCTTGAGGTCAGCCTCGGCGAAGAAAGTGCCGGCACGCGGCTGTCCCTCTCCTGGGCCACGCTACACCAGTTCACGCAGTTTGCGGGCTGGCAGCGGCGAAGCGTGCCGCTTAACCCACAACTCCCCCTCCAGCTGCCGCTGACCGTCGGCAAACTCCAGCTTTCGACAGGCTTCGCCCGCTCTCTGGCCGTCGGAGATTTGCTGCTGCCGACGGAAGTCTTTTTCTCGCCAGAAGGACTCGGCGTGATGCCGCTGGCGCGGCGACAATTTCAGGTTCAGCTGGAACTGGCGAGCGAAACGACTCACAGAGATTTACTACACATTACGTATAGCGAGGAGCTAACCATGACTTACCCGAACGTCCCCCTGGAGTACCACGAGCAGCAGGACGGCGAAGAAGTGGTACCCAGCGGGGAATGGCAAACAACACGGGGGAGTTTCGACGATTTGTCGCTGGATTTGACCATCCGCTGCGGCAATTTGCAGCTGACGCTCGGCGAGCTGCAGCAGCTGGATGCGGGCTCGACGGTATTGGTGCAGCACGTTACGCCGGGCGAGGCGCTGTTGTGTCACGGTAACAGCCTGTTGGCCAAGGGCGAGCTGGTGGATGTTAACGGCACGCTCGGTTTCCAGGTGACCCGCATGCTTCGCCAGGCAGGTTCGTCCCTGGAACCCGTCTGATGGCCGAGAATATCAGCTCATTCAATCCGCTGGCGCTGGCCATCCTGCTGGGGGCCATTTCACTGCTGCCCCTGCTGCTGATGATAACCACCAGCTTTCTCAAGATTTCGATGGTGCTGATGCTGACGCGTAACGCCATCGGGGTGCAGCAAACGCCGCCCAACATGGCGCTCTACGGCATCGCGCTCGCCGCCACGCTGTTCGTGATGGCCCCGGTATTTGACGGGATGCAAACCCGCTTTAAGGAAAAGCCCCTCGACACCACCAGCGCCGAGCGTTTAGAGAACAGCCTGCAGTACGGCATCAAGCCGCTGACCGACTTTATGCTGCGCAACAGCGATCCGGATCTGGAAACGCACCTGATGGAAAACAGCCAGCGCATGTGGCCTAAAGATCTGTCGGAAAAGGTTGTGCACCAGCGCGACAACCTGCTGATCCTGATCCCTTCTTTCGTACTCTCAGAGCTGCAAAACGGCTTCAAAATCGCCTTTTTAATCTTCATTCCCTTCCTGGTAGTGGACCTGATTGTCTCCAACGTGCTGCTGGCGCTCGGGATGCAAATGGTGTCACCGATGACCATCTCTTTGCCGCTCAAAATCCTGCTGTTTGTCATGGTGAGCGGCTGGACGCGCCTGCTGGATGGCCTGTTCTACAGCTATATGTGAGGACGTTATGGACATGATCTACATGTTTAAGCAGGCGGTACTGATGGTGGTGGTGCTCTCCGCGCCGCCGCTGGTTGTCGCCGTGCTGGTGGGCATCGTGGTCTCTTTGCTGCAGGCGGTGTTCCAGCTCCAGGATCAGACCCTGCCCTTCGCCATCAAGCTGGTCGCGGTTGGCACCACGCTAGCCCTGAGCGGCCGCTGGATTGGCCTGCAAATGGTTGAGCTGGCGCAATCCGCCTTTACCATGATGGCCGCCTCCGGAACCCTGCGATGATTGCCGCCGAGCTGACGCCTGTCTTCAACGGCATGCTGGCACTCGGGCTGGCGATAGCCCGCATTTATCCCTGCGTTCTGCTGACGCCGCTGTTCGCGTTCTCCGCCCTGAAAGGCATGATCCGCACGGCGATTGTCGTGCCGCTGGCGCTCTTCGTGACGCCCACCATCGTTCCAATGCTAACCCACGCGCCGCATACGCCGTGGGGCATTGTCGCCATGATGCTCAAAGAAGTCGTATTGGGCATTTTTCTCGGCTACCTGCTGGCGCTCCCCTTCTGGCTGATTGAGTCGGTTGGCGTGCTGTTTGATAACCAGCGCGGGGCGCTTAGCGGCGGCCAGCTTAACCCGGCGTTGGGCGCCGACGAAACGCCGCTCGGCTATATGCTTTTACAGTGGTCGATGATGGTGCTTATCGTCAACTTTGGCCTGTCCCTCGCCACCCAGGTTATCTGGGACAGCTATCGGCTGTGGCCGGTAGACAGCTGGCTGCCAGACTTCCGCGAGCAGGGTTTCCTGGTATTCCTCGCCCAGGTGAAGCAGATGTTTGTCGACACTATTCTGTACGCGGGCCCGCTGGTGCTGCTGCTGCTGTTTCTCGACTTTGCCGTGGGCGTACTCAGCATCTACAGCCCACAGCTGCAGGCCACGGTGCTGACCGTGCCGCTAAAATGCATCGCCGGGCTGCTGTTCTTCATCTTTTATCTGCCCACGCTCGAGTATTTTGCCGGCCATCAGTTCAGCACCCTGCGCGACATGATCCCCCATCTGGCGGATATTCTTCCTGCCCGTCAAACCACCTGGTAACGCCGCTTCGGAGGGTGCCAAACCGTGAGTGAAAAAACAGAGAAGGCCAGCCCCCACAAGCTGCAGGAAGCCCGTAAAAAAGGCCAGGTCAGCCAGAGCCAGGACATTCCCAAGCTGCTGATCATGTTTGGCGTGCTGCAGCTTATTTTTTCGATGATGGAAGCCAGCATGGCGAAGCTGCAGTCGCTGATGATCCTGCCGCTGCAGCGCCTGAGCAGCCCGTTCAGCCAGGCCTTAGGGGAAGTTGGCGGCGCGGCGCTGCTGACCGTTGGGGTGTTTTTTATGATGACGGTGGGCACCGTTATCCTGTTGCGCATCGCCGCGGGCTGGATCCAGTTTGGCCCGCTGTTTGCCATCGCCGCGCTGGCCCCGAAGCTCGAGGCGCTAAACCCGCTGAATAAATTCAAAGAGATGTTTTCGGTGAAGCAGTTTATTCAGATCCTCAACAGCCTGCTGAAGGCCATCACCCTTTCAGTGGTGTTCTGGCTGCTGATCAAGCCTCGCCTGTCGCAAATGGCCAATCTGTCAGGCGGCACGCTGGACGGCTTCTGGCACGCGGGCGTGGCGATGCTGGAAACCCTCGCCCACACCATCGTTGGCGTCATGCTGGTGTTTTCGGTGGCCGACTTCGCGCTGCAGAAATACTTCTTCCTCAAGCAGAACCGCATGAGCCACGAGGACGTGAAAAACGAATATAAGCAAATGGAAGGCGACCCGCACACCAAAGGCCACCGCAAGCACGTGGCCCACGAAATTCTCAACGCGCCGGCGAAAAAGGTCACCCCGCAGGAGATGGAAAAAGCCGACGTTCTGCTGGTAAACCCGACGCACTTCGCCGTGGGTCTGCGCTATCTCCCGGACGAAACGCCGCTGCCGGTGCTGCTGTTTAAAGCCCAGGACGAAGACGCCAAAGCGCTGATCAAACTGGCCCACGCCGCCAAAATTCCGGTGGTGCGCTACGTCTGGCTCACCCGTAATCTTTACCGCACCACCGAAGAAGGGGCCTATATTCCGCGCGACACGCTAAAAGCGGTGGCCGCCATCTATCGCCTGCTGCGCAAGCTCGAAGGCCGCCTGAAGGGTGAGACGATTGAGTTTGAGGAGTAATGGGGCGATCGCCTGTCGGCGAATACCCACGATTATGCCAGGCCCGGCTAAGGTTCCGTTCACTTCCAGCCTCGTTTCATATGTCACCCCGAACCGGTGAACGTCCAGCTTTTCCCCCATCAACAACGTCGCTTCTGGTTTTTACCCTCACCCTAACCCTCTCCCTGGAAGGGAGAGGGAATAAACAATGTTTCACGTTGGCTGTTTTCCCCCTCTCCCTCTGGGAGAGGGTCGGGGTGAGGGTCGAATTGTTCCCGGCTCTCATCGCCCCCGGTTATGACCCAACTCAGGCGGGGTTGAGCTCGCCGGGCGCCGGGGCTGTCCGGGGGATGGCGTTATCCCCTGGACACGTTCACTACGCTCGGTGACAGCATATGAGCTTGTACTTAAGGTGAACGGAACTCCACCTATCTCGGCATAATCAGACGGGAATAAGACAAAAAAAGACCGGCCTCCACGCAATTAACGCAGAAAACCGGTCAAACAGAGGGCGAAGAAGAGTCTGGCGAAAGGACGTGTGGCGCCGTTAATCTGCGCACACGTCAAAAAGAACATCTGTGGACTACAGCACAATCACTCAGGCAAGCGCGGCGGAAGCCAGGTTCAGCAGCGCGCCGTGATGGTGCTTCATGGCATCTTTGATGATGTTGCCGTTAAACAGCTGCGCATCGGCGTTCACCAGCAGGCTGGAAGAACCGTTGCCCGGCGCCGTTGCGGAGCCCGGAATTGAGCCGCCCACCATAGAAGTTTTCAGATCGTTTTTTGCCGACTGGAAGGCTTTCAGCGAGTCGCCGCTCAGCGGTTTGCTGTTTTTCAGCGCATCTTCCCAGCTGGATGGGCCTTTACCGATGTGAACCAGGCCCGGCATACCGGCACCGGCGCTCTGCGGCTTGCCGTAGATTTCCGGGTGCTGGTCCATAAATTTACCGATTTCAGCACGGGTTTCTTTAGAGCCGCCGTCCACTTTACCGCCGCCGCCCAGCATGGCGCTCAGGCCGCTGGTGTCGGATTTCACGTCATCCAGCGCCTGCAGGCCCATTTTGCTGCCTAACTGGCTGCCCATGCTGTTACCGAGCTGGTTAAAGCTATTGGCGCTGTTGGCGCTGGTGGTAGACAGCGGCAGCTGGACCAGGCCAATGCCGGTAGATGGTGACTGCAGGCCGTTGCTCATGCCGCTATTGAACGCGTTCATGTTGCCTGCGCCCGCCTGGCTGTTGAACGGGCTGTTCTGGGCGTTCACGCCCATCTGCTGGAGCACCTGCTGGAGCATCTGCTGCATGTTGCTCGCCGCCAGCGTATTCCCCATGCTCGCCCCACCCTGACTCTGCGGAGACATAAAGGTGTTGTTGTTATTGTTACCGTTCATGCCGCCGGAGAACAGCAGGTTGGTCAGTTTGGATGCAATGTCGTTTACCATCTGGTCGCCCACGTTCTTCAGCAGGTTCGCAGCCATACCTTCAGGGGTAGCATTCAGCGCCATCTGCGGTAATGCAGTGGCCAGATTCAGCATATTTCCAATCGTACTCATTAGATTACCTCAACATGACTTCGGGGTTGATACAGGCGACCAGCCCTGCTGGTTCGCAGTATAAAGACGCCTGTTAAGTGAAAAGAAACCGGCTTCGGTTCCACAAAACTGCATAACATCAGGAAAAAAATGATTTTTTTAAACGGACAGGCGTGAAGGCATCCACGCCTGCTGTCGTACTCAGCGCACCGGCATCTGCGTGTAGTCCTGCACGCCGTTACGCATGTCGCCCGGCCACCAGATGGTCAGGTGGTGGCTGTCCGACAGCGGCCGACACGCCACGCTGTCGCAGCCGTTGTCATTGCGGGTGGCGCAGCCGCTCAGGACAAACGCCAGCGCCACCAGTAACAAAATGGAAGGTTTCATAATCACTCCTTAGCGAAGGACGGGGCGCGGCGGCAGTAAATAGCTGCGCGATCTCGATGAGTTAACCGGCAGCGAAGATGAGGTCGTCAGCAGCGACTGGCGGCTACGGCGCCCTTCTCCCCGCGTGCGGTAGGCGATGTAAACTTCTGCCGACTGGCCCGGAGCAAGGTTTCCACCCGGCCACGCGGCCACCGCCAGCACGTCGTCGTCGCGGCAGTTGGACTCGTCAAAGCGCTGCGGCTTACCGCTGATATTGCGGATAAGCCCCACGCTTATCTGTACCGAAGAATTGCTGTACCACTGGCTGTGGGAGCTGTCGGATGAGAGCCCTGGCCCTACGTTACACAGTTGACCAATCCCCACGCCTTCGCCGCCCGCCTGGAAACCGGTGGGTACTTTATCTTCCGCAAGATCACGCATGGCGTTTTCGATATCACCTTTCATCGAGCTGTAGCGCTGGCGGAGCTGCACTTCGTTCATCGCCGAAGAGAGCTGCTGGCGATCCTGCTCGTCGATGTAGCGCGTCGGGTCTACCTGGTCGCCCACCAGATGAGGCGTAATGATGAACAGGCGCTCACGCTGGGAGGTTTCATGGCTGGTGTAGGAGAAGAATTTCCCCAGGTAAGGGATATCGCCCAGCAGCGGAATACGGTGGTCGGTGTCGCCGGTTTCACGGGAATGGAAGCCGCCCATCACCAGCGAACCGTTCTGCTGTACCAGCGCCTGAGTGCTGACCGTGGCGCGCTTAGCCCCGGTTGCCACCCCGTCATCGTTGACCTGCACCTTGCCGTCTTCCACATCCACCACCAGCTGCACCGTGCTGGTTGGCCCGTTGCCGATGGCGCGGGGAACAACCTGCAGGCTGGTTCCGGCGGTGACGGGCTCAATGGTCGCCACGCGCTCGCCGGTGGCGGTAATAAAGGCGGTGTCGCTCATGTCGATCACCGCCGGCTGGTTCTCCAGCGTCAGGATAGAAGGGTTCGCCACGATGGAGGCATTGCCCTCGCCTTCCATCGCCTGAATCTGGGCAAAGAAACGGCTGTAGTCGGTCACAAACAGCGTGCCCGCCCCTTGCAGCATTGAAGAACCGGCGGTGATATTGCCGAACGTGCCGCTGAGATTGCTGGAGAATTTCGAAAACGCGTGGCGATCGACATCAATAATCATGGCGTCGATCTCCACCAATTTTTGCGGGACGTCGATCTGTGAGATCAGCGCCTGATACTGATCACGGCGCTTAGGATCGTCCCTGACCAGCAGGGCGTTGTTGCGCACGTCGGCGGAAACCAGCGGGTTCATTTCGCCGTCGTCATCGCCGCCCGCGCCGCGAAGTCGGCTGTCCTGGCCCTGAATCAGCCCGGAGAGAATATTGTCCGACTGTTCCTGGAATGACTTATTCAGCGTTTCACGGGAAGAGCCTTCACCGCCGGGGACGATCCCCTGCGAAGAGCGGGTGCTTTTCTTGCCCAATAATTCGTTGAGGATGCTGGCCACGCCGGGCACCAGCAGCGTTTTCTCGCGGTATTTGATTTCGCGATCGGCGACCGAAGCGTACTTAAGCGGGAACGCCATCATCTCTTTGTTCTGCTTTTTGTCTTTGTCTTTGGCGCTAAAGTCCGCCACCAGCGCGACGTACTCCGGCGGGCCGGTGACAATCACCACGCCATCGTCCGGCAGCTCGCCATAGCCGAACTTGTCTTCCAGAAGGCCGACGTCTCGCAGCGCCTGTTTGAGATCCGGCGCGGCATCTGCCGAAACGGTGATACGTTTTGAGGTTTCTGCCGACTGCGGGCTGACGAACAGCGAGCCGTTGTAAACGAACCACTGGAAGCGGTACTGCAACGCGAGGCGGTCAAGGAAGGCCACGCCGCTGTCGGAACGCAGGCGTCCGTCCACCACGCTGTCGGGTACATCTCCTAAACGCAGATTCACGCCGTGGCTGCTGGCGAAATCCTGCAAGACGGTGCGCAGCGGCGTGCCCTGGGCAGAGTAAGCGTAGGCACCATTTTGCCAGTCGGCAGGCGTTTGAGCGCTGACGGCTGCGTTATAGCAACCAGCGGTAGCGGCCAGGGCAAACATGGCTGAGCGAAGTAAACGTGCGGGCTGATTCAACGACTCATTCTCCTGTAATCGACGGCACAAAGCGGTAGCCGTCAGGGATACAAACTGCGTTAAACAACGGCTTACGGATACAAATAAGCCGTTGACGGCATAACTAGTTGATAGAGTCGATAATCTCCTTGCTCAGGCTATGCTTGAGCGACCCCAGCTGGCTGTCGGTAAAGGTAGCCGCCGCTTCTTTCATCAGGGCGTTTTTAAATTCCACCATGTCGCCCATGCTCGGCGCGGGCTGTCCGAGGGTGCTCTGCGCCAGTTCGGCAACCGAGTGGTGCAGACGAGACAGCTGGCTGTCGAGATTGCGCTGAATATCAAAGGAATTGCTCATACGTTTCTCCTCGCGTTGAAATCGCATGATAAGTGGCGGTAGAACAGCGGAGGTTCCCGCCGCGGGAAAATTAACTTTGCGGCGGCTTAATTAGCGAGGCGCAGCAAATGCTGCTGAAGCGAAGCCCAACTGATGCTGAATTCGCCCTGCGCGGTTTGCAGCAGCAGAGTTTCTGCCGCCAGCGTATCGTCCACGCAGCGTGCCCAGCCATGCTGGGGATGCGAGGCCAGCCAGCCTGCCAGCGGCGCTTCATATTGTGAGGGGTGATAAAGGGTCACGTCCGTGGCGCGGGCGCTTGCGCCCTGAAGCTGGGTCAGCAGCGCCGTCAGCTTTTGCTGCTCGCTCAGGCCGCCAAACAGTTGCTCAAATGCCGCGCCGATCAACGTCTGAGCCTGGCTGACAACCCCGGCGCTTTGCGTGTCCCGTTCAGCCTGCCATTCGCTAAAAAAGTTTTCAGCCCGCTGCCAGAAGTCACGTTCTGCTTCTTCAACGCGGGCGATAACCAGCCGTCCGGCCTCTTGCTGAGCTTCAGCGATTATCCCCTCCGCCTGCTGCCGGGCTTCCACCAGTAAGTCTTCGCTTCTCAGGGTTGCCAGCGCCACCAGACTCTGCGCCTGCTGCTGCTCCAGCAAAACAGACTGCGGGAGCAGAACGCCTTCGATGACCTGCGCGTCATCCTCTAAGGCAACTTTACGGCCAATCCACATGCTTTATTGCTCCCGTGAAGAATCGTGCAATGCCCTCGCCTGCCGCTGCTGAACCTGCCAGAGCGCGCCGTCCCATAGCGCCTGCAGCCGGTTTAGCGGCGGCGTGGGGTCGTTCAGAAACGCCGCCTCACAAAGCTCAACGGCTGACTGAGGAAAACTGAATCGCAGCCGCTGCCAGGCCGCAGGCGTGAAAAGCGGGCGAAGCAGACAGAGCACCGCGACATTGTATTCGCCGCTGAAACAGAGGCTTGAGGGCAGCCAGACGCCGGGGCGCAGGCCGCGCATAAGCCGCTCACACCAGATGCGCTGCGGCTCGTCAAGCTGCCCTGCTCCGCTGCCCCGCTGGCAAACTTCCGCCACCAGCGCAAAGAGGATCTCGCGCTGAGACGGTTCAAAAGAAGCCAGCGTGAGCAGCCGGGCATCGGGGTTGTCCGGCAGGCAATCTTCCAGCGCCAGCATGGCGGACAAGGCCTGCGGCGATTGGCGCATCAGGCTCTGGCGTCGCGCTTCGTCCAGCCTGAACCAGGGCAGCCCGAACCAGCTGGCATCGGCCTGCTGCCAGAACCCGGCCTGCCACCAGCGAAGCCAGCCCGCCGCCAGCGCGTTATCCCGCTGAATCACCGCCCGTTACCGCCGCTCTGAAGGCACAACGGCCAGTTCGGTCGTAGCCGTATTTTTGCCACGCTTCATCGCCTTTAATTTCGGCACCAGCATAAAGATGCCGCCTAACAGCAACAGCAGGCCGATCAGTGAGAAGAACAGCGCTCTGACCGTGGCATATTGCGAAAGCGTCAGTTGGAAAGGCCCTAAGGTCACCAGTTCGACGCGGTCGTGATAGACCGCTGCGGGCACAAACACCACGGACAGCGCGCCGTCGTTTTTGCCCGAAAGCCCCGGAATACTCGCCGCCACCAGCCGGCGGATCCTCGGCTCAATGCTGTCGGGGTCCATGTCCGGGGTATACTTAATGAAGACCGAAGCCGACGCGGGCTGGACCGGCTCGCCGGGCGCGACGCGTTCAGGCAGCACGACGTTCACCCTCGCCACCACAACGCCGTCAATTTGCGAAAGCGTGGACTCCAGCTCCTGGGAAAGCGCATAGATATAGCGGGCGCGTTCCTCCAGCGGGCTGGAAATAATGCCGTTTTTCTGGAAAACCTCGCCGAGGTTAGTCCGCGCCTTATGCGGTAAACCGTTGGCGTTGAGAATGCGAACGGAACGTTCGATGTTGTCCTGGGCCACCAGCACGGTCACCCCGGTTTTATCAATTTGCTTGTCGGCTTCAATCTTGTATTTCGAGAGTTCGGAAATGATGTCATTGGCATCGTTTTCGGTCAGGCCGGTATTCAGGATGACCTGTGAGTCGCAGCCTGCCAGCAGCAGGACCAGCAGCCAGGGCTGCAGGATTTTTCGCCAGCGTCGTTGCATGGTGGATTACTGCAGGTTGGTCAGTTTATCGAGCCCCGAAATGCTCTTCGAGACGATTTTGGCGTTCATCATGCTCTCCAGGTAATAGTTCGAGAGCTGGTCGTCCACCTGGTTGAGCACCAGCGGATCGGTGGAGCGCGCGGCCTTACGCAGCACGTTATTCATCTGCTTCTGGTCACCCTCCATTTGCTTAAACATGCCGGAAGCTTTTTCAAACATCGCGGCAGGTTTCCCGCCAATTCCGCCCATCACAGAAACGGCTTCAGGCTGCTCAAGCGCGGCAGAAAAGAAAGCGGCATCGCTTTGGTTCGCGACATTGTTGCCGAACGGGATGGACGACTGAGTGGCCGGGTTGGATGCAACGCCCGGAGACTCGGGTTCTGGCAAAGGCATACCTGTCGCAGGATTAAGAATGTGCATATGAGAGATTCCGCCAGCAGAAAAAGAGATCAGGGATTCACGCTGCGGCGAATCCCTGATGAGCATTAGAAGGAAATTTTGTTCTGCGCCAGAGAACTGATCATGGTGGTGGCGGAGTTCTGGTAGCCGGACACGTAGGCGTTCTTACGGTCACGTTCAGCTTTGTCCAGAGAATCCTGCATCGATTTGTTTTCGATAGAGTCCATCTGAGACTGGAAGCTATCTGCCAGGCTGCCGCTTGCGCCTGCGTTGTTACCGGTATTGACTGATGGCATGATGTTTACTCCTCGTTAATTAAACAGCAAATGTTGTGTCATTCACGGATTAAGTGGCGCGGCGTAAACGGCAGTTCCAAAAAAAACGAAAAAATTAATTTTCCTTCTCTGTCAGAGACTTAATACGTTGATAAAGCGTCCTTCTTGGGATACCTAATTCATCTGCCGCGCTGACCACCCGATTTTCATGCCGTGAAAGGCAGTCTTCTATCAGGCTATATTCAATCCGCCGCAGCCTTTCACGCAGCCGCACGGAACGCATCTCCGGGTGCACAACCTGCCCCAGCGCCGGCAGCCCCAGCACAAACCTTTCGGCAGCGCCCTTCAGCTCACGAATATTCCCCGGCCAGCGGTGCATCAACAGCGCTTCACTCAGATTTTGCTGCATCGGCGGCAGCGCGCGGTTCAGCCGAATCGCCGACTCCTGTGCAAAACGGCGGAACAGAGGAATAATGCATTCCACTCGCTCCCGCAGCGCCGGGAGGGAAATTTTTATCGTCGTCAGGCGAAAGAAGAGATCCTGGCGAAACAGCTTTTGCTCCATCAGCTGGGCCAGAGGCTTCTGCGAGGCCACGATCACCCGCAGATTGAGCGAAATCGACTGCGTGCTGCCCAGCCGGCCAACGGTTCGGGTTTCTAACACCCGGAGCAGCTTGGCCTGCAGGCTCAGCGACATGCTGTCAATTTCATCCAGAAACAGTACGCCATTGTTGGCGCTTTCAATGTACCCGGCACGAGAATGGGTGGCACCGGTGTAGGCCCCGGCCGTCACGCCAAACAGTTCGCTTTCAGCCAGCGTTTCGGGAATGGCCGCGCAGTTAATCGGCACAAAGGCGCCCCGACAGCCGGAATGTTCGTAGATACGGCGGGCAAAGGTGTCTTTCCCGGTGCCCGTTTCGCCTTCCAGCACCAAATCAACCTTTAGAGGGGCTAACGTTTGCAGCCAGATATCCAGCCCGTCGTGCACGTTTTCAGAAGGGGGCAACGCCGCTGCCGACCGTGGCATATTCAAGTCGATATCGACAGGTATATGCTTTATCTCCCAATGATTCGAACTGTTTTCTTTCATAAATCCCCCGCTGCCTGGCTTATTCAAGGTCTGGCGTATGAGTCCCACTTATGAACCATAAACGTGAACCATAAAATGATTGCTGCCTGCTGCCGTGAGTCACCTGGGCAGCCCGCTGAATTAATGAGTTTTGTTTATGAGAAGCAGCGATAACCTATCACCGAGTCGAAGATTCACAATCAGGCAAAATTTTAGCGGCCTGTAGGAATATCCCTACACTGGAATACGGAATTAACTGTTCCGATGTCTGGATGGCAGGCTATTTTTTGCGTCACATAATTATCGGGAGGCAATGCTTACTGAGGTTAATTCCGTGAGCCACGCTGAAAAAAAATGTGGATTTTACAAGGTGTATCCAAATGTATTAAAAAGAATCAAAAGTTATCAGATAAAATTTAACTCAATGATTTTTATGTATAAATTTATTAAAAACAGAAAAAACATTGTTTATTACTCACCGGCAGAGGAAAAAATGAAGTTTTTTCTGACAGGTGCAAATTGTGAGACGGATCCTCCGACAGGATTTCCTCACAATCGGCCAGAGCAATAATATATATTTACTATTATTTACAATAAGAACCCACAACAGACACACCTATTTCTTTTTGAAATATATTTCACTTTTAGTATTTATGTTTAATTGGGAACATTCCTGGTCGTATTTGCTGCCATTAATCACGCCAATTTGGCCTGTCAAAGAAATAAACTGCTTTGTAACTAAAAAAAGCAACCGCCTCTTATCGAAGAAACGGCCGCTAAATTAGGCCTTTTTGTAAAGAAGAGAGCAAAAATAAACGCCCGCTATCAGGCGAATTTCGCCATGTGGCTGTTCACTTCATTCACGTAATTCGGATCGCCCAACGAGACGCTGGACAGGTTGTGCAGATTCACCTGATCGTCGCCGGAGTTATAGGCGCGCAGGGCGGCATCATAGCTGCCAAATTTCTCTTTGCCTTCTTTAAGCATCAGCGCCGAACACATGATCTGGTTGGCCGGCGAGTTCATGTCACTGCCCAGCTTATCCGGATATTTGCTCTGCATCGCACGGTAGGTGTCCGGGTTGATCTGGTTCATGCCGCTGTCGGTTAGCCCGTTGCCAGGGTTGGTCGACTTCGCGTTCACATCCCCGCCCGACTCCTGCATGGTCAGCGCGGCCAGCAGCTTGGCCGGGACGCCGGTTTCAGCGGAGGCTTTTTCATATTCTCCGCCAAACTGGGAGACGATTTTTTGCAGCGTAGGATCGCTGGTTTTCAGGCTGGTATCACCCGGAGGCAGGCTATCCGCAGACGGCCCGGACGCACCAGATGGCCCGCCAGAAGGTGCTGCTGCGAGGTTGTTCAGCGGGCGGCCGGCATCTCCGGCTCCATCGCTACCGCTGCTGCCCATGCCAGAACCTGAGCCTGAGCCGGAACCAATACCGCTCGTCGGTGAAGAGGAGTCGTCGTCGCCCTTATTTTGCCCGCTATTCATGTGGAAGAGCTGCATCAACTCTTTCAGGAACTGCTGCAGCATCTGCTGAAGCTCCTGCATCATGCCGTCGGCGGAACCGCTGCCGTCGCTTTGCGAAGCG from Cedecea neteri encodes:
- the sctC gene encoding type III secretion system outer membrane ring subunit SctC, with the translated sequence MFALAATAGCYNAAVSAQTPADWQNGAYAYSAQGTPLRTVLQDFASSHGVNLRLGDVPDSVVDGRLRSDSGVAFLDRLALQYRFQWFVYNGSLFVSPQSAETSKRITVSADAAPDLKQALRDVGLLEDKFGYGELPDDGVVIVTGPPEYVALVADFSAKDKDKKQNKEMMAFPLKYASVADREIKYREKTLLVPGVASILNELLGKKSTRSSQGIVPGGEGSSRETLNKSFQEQSDNILSGLIQGQDSRLRGAGGDDDGEMNPLVSADVRNNALLVRDDPKRRDQYQALISQIDVPQKLVEIDAMIIDVDRHAFSKFSSNLSGTFGNITAGSSMLQGAGTLFVTDYSRFFAQIQAMEGEGNASIVANPSILTLENQPAVIDMSDTAFITATGERVATIEPVTAGTSLQVVPRAIGNGPTSTVQLVVDVEDGKVQVNDDGVATGAKRATVSTQALVQQNGSLVMGGFHSRETGDTDHRIPLLGDIPYLGKFFSYTSHETSQRERLFIITPHLVGDQVDPTRYIDEQDRQQLSSAMNEVQLRQRYSSMKGDIENAMRDLAEDKVPTGFQAGGEGVGIGQLCNVGPGLSSDSSHSQWYSNSSVQISVGLIRNISGKPQRFDESNCRDDDVLAVAAWPGGNLAPGQSAEVYIAYRTRGEGRRSRQSLLTTSSSLPVNSSRSRSYLLPPRPVLR
- the sctL gene encoding type III secretion system stator protein SctL, whose translation is MWIGRKVALEDDAQVIEGVLLPQSVLLEQQQAQSLVALATLRSEDLLVEARQQAEGIIAEAQQEAGRLVIARVEEAERDFWQRAENFFSEWQAERDTQSAGVVSQAQTLIGAAFEQLFGGLSEQQKLTALLTQLQGASARATDVTLYHPSQYEAPLAGWLASHPQHGWARCVDDTLAAETLLLQTAQGEFSISWASLQQHLLRLAN
- the sctJ gene encoding type III secretion system inner membrane ring lipoprotein SctJ, whose protein sequence is MQRRWRKILQPWLLVLLLAGCDSQVILNTGLTENDANDIISELSKYKIEADKQIDKTGVTVLVAQDNIERSVRILNANGLPHKARTNLGEVFQKNGIISSPLEERARYIYALSQELESTLSQIDGVVVARVNVVLPERVAPGEPVQPASASVFIKYTPDMDPDSIEPRIRRLVAASIPGLSGKNDGALSVVFVPAAVYHDRVELVTLGPFQLTLSQYATVRALFFSLIGLLLLLGGIFMLVPKLKAMKRGKNTATTELAVVPSERR
- a CDS encoding EscI/YscI/HrpB family type III secretion system inner rod protein translates to MHILNPATGMPLPEPESPGVASNPATQSSIPFGNNVANQSDAAFFSAALEQPEAVSVMGGIGGKPAAMFEKASGMFKQMEGDQKQMNNVLRKAARSTDPLVLNQVDDQLSNYYLESMMNAKIVSKSISGLDKLTNLQ
- a CDS encoding sigma 54-interacting transcriptional regulator, which translates into the protein MKENSSNHWEIKHIPVDIDLNMPRSAAALPPSENVHDGLDIWLQTLAPLKVDLVLEGETGTGKDTFARRIYEHSGCRGAFVPINCAAIPETLAESELFGVTAGAYTGATHSRAGYIESANNGVLFLDEIDSMSLSLQAKLLRVLETRTVGRLGSTQSISLNLRVIVASQKPLAQLMEQKLFRQDLFFRLTTIKISLPALRERVECIIPLFRRFAQESAIRLNRALPPMQQNLSEALLMHRWPGNIRELKGAAERFVLGLPALGQVVHPEMRSVRLRERLRRIEYSLIEDCLSRHENRVVSAADELGIPRRTLYQRIKSLTEKEN